In Diaphorobacter ruginosibacter, the genomic stretch ACAGAGAATGTTCACGGTATTGCCGCCGTCGTCCAGCACCGGCGTGAGGTTGTTGTCCCAGTATTGCGGGGTCTTGCCCGGTACGGCGCTCTTGCCGAGAAAACGTGCGTTGCTGCCGCGCAGTGCCTGCCGGAAGGCGCGCTGGCCCGCAGCGTGGACTTCGGGGGGCAGCAGCTCCAGCCATTTCATGCCGAAGCCGGATTCCGGGGAGACACCCAGCGCGCGGCAGCCCGAGAGGTTCATGTGGGCGAGCGTGCCGTCGGTGTTCAGGAGCTTGATGCAATCCACGCTCGCATCGAGCATCTTCGCCTGCATGTCCAGTGCCGCGTGCATCCGCTGCAGGGTCTCGCCGCCACCGTCGATGTCATCGTGAGCGTACCCGCCCAGGCTCGACCCGGTGGGGCGCGTGCAGTCGGTGACGTTGCTCGGTGGTGTAGGCTGGCCCATGCAATTCTTTCGTGACAGGAAACAGGCGCGACCAAGTGCGAGCCTGCTCTGTACATGCCTCTGAAATGAAGCCTTGTCGCGAGAATTTAAATTCTACTATTAATAGATTAATTCAATTGCTTTTTGTGATTTCAAAATGCAAACGATAAGAAACGTATCTATTCGCAAATTGCGCAAATACTCGCAATTTGAGGGTGATCCCAATGTAGGTGAGCGCTGTTGCAATGCGAAGCGGTTAACCGGCCGGGCGCGACCATGTGTTGATGTGGCGCAGGCAGGGAAGCTCTGAGCCAATCCGAGTGACGCGTGCATGAAGGTCCCTCAGCCTGTCAGGAAGGCCCTGCGGACGGGAGCCGAGAGATCCGTGAGATCAGCGCAGGGAGGGCGTAAAAGAAAAAGCCATCTCCCGTGCAGGAGATGGCTGGCAGGCGGCGCAGAGGTCGCCAATGGTTATTTGGCGGCGGCCGAAGTGCTTTCCGCGCCGTAGGTCTTGGTCAGGTAGTCCACCATGGCCGGGATATCGGCCTCGGGGAACGGTGCGCCGAACGGATGCTTCATCTTCTTGACCGTGGCCTCCCAGTAGCTGCGCGGCGATGTTTTCGGCTGGTATTGCGCATACTGCGCCGAGTGGCACATCAGGCAGTTCTGCAGCGTGAGCGTGTAGCCCGGCAGGCTGCTTTCCTTGTAGATTGCGGTTTCCGCGGGCAGGTCGATCTCGAGTGCGCCGGCGTGCTGTGCCGCTCCGCACAGCGCAACCACGGCGGCTGCGGTGCGGGCGATGGACATCAGGGAGGAGTGGGGTGTCATGTTCGTCATGGTGTCCTGCTTCCTCATGCTGCCGTCACACGGACGGTTTCGACGACGTTGCGCATGTAGCCCGCGGGATTCCAGAGTGCCTCGAGCGGCTGGCCCTGGCCCGCGCGGTTCACGGCACGGACCTTGAGTTCATACTCGCCCTTCTTCGGCGGCTTGAACGACGCCTTCCATTCGCGGAAGGAATACCGGCTCAGTTCCTCGCCCAGTTTCGCCACCGTCCAGGTCTTGCCGCCGTCGATGGAAACGGAGACTTCCGCAATGCCCTGGCCGCCGTCGAAGGCGATGCCGCGCAGCACGATTTCCTTGCCGGCCTTGACCTTGGCCCCGTCCTGCAGGCTGGTGATGAACGAGCGTGTGTTGAAACGGTTGATCGGCACCGTCTTCGTCGGCCCCTTGCCGGCCGGCGTGCAGGCGCATCCATTGGCTGGAATGCGATAGGCGGATGCCATCCAGAAACCGTCGAACACCTTGTCGAGCACCTGGATGTCATTCACGTGCTTGACCCAGTAGGTGC encodes the following:
- a CDS encoding cytochrome c, with amino-acid sequence MSIARTAAAVVALCGAAQHAGALEIDLPAETAIYKESSLPGYTLTLQNCLMCHSAQYAQYQPKTSPRSYWEATVKKMKHPFGAPFPEADIPAMVDYLTKTYGAESTSAAAK